From a single Amphiprion ocellaris isolate individual 3 ecotype Okinawa chromosome 18, ASM2253959v1, whole genome shotgun sequence genomic region:
- the abcc3 gene encoding ATP-binding cassette sub-family C member 3 isoform X3: protein MLRAAKLTHHNMLQGVLRAPQAFFESTPTGRLLNRFSKDVDAIDSHIPDNIDIWMRTFWYTLNVLLICSALTPMFLIVIAPLMVFYWWVQRFYVATSRQLKRLESVSRSPIYSHFSETITGSSVIRAYGRHNAFVLMSDMKVDENQKSYFPGIVSNRWLGVRIEFIGNCIVLFAALFAVTGKENLNPGLVGLSVSYALQVTMSLNWMVRMTSDLENNIVAVERVKEYSETKTEAPWEVEDKKPSSEWPMQGNVEFNDYSVRYREGLDLVLKNITLKVKGGEKIGIVGRTGAGKSSMTLCLFRLLEAAAGEITIDDVKIAEIGLHDLRSKLTIIPQEPVLFSGTLRMNLDPFEKYTDEDVWKALEHSHLQKFVSNQPAKLELECSEGGENLSVGQRQLVCLARALLRKTRILILDEATAAIDLETDDLIQSTIRTQFEDCTVFTIAHRLNTIMDYTRVLVLDKGQIAEFDSPTNLLSQRGIFYGMAKDAGLAQ from the exons ATGCTGCGGGCAGCCAAGCTCACACACCACAACATGCTTCAGGGGGTCCTGCGAGCTCCGCAGGCCTTCTTCGAGAGCACCCCTACTGGGCGGTTACTAAACCGCTTCAGCAAAGACGTTGATGCTATAGACTCCCACATCCCAGACAATATTGACATATGGATGCGCACTTTCTGGTACACACTGAATGTGCTGCTCATATGCTCTGCCCTCACCCCAATGTTCCTCATAGTCATAGCCCCGTTAATGGTGTTCTATTGGTGGGTTCAG AGATTTTACGTTGCCACATCTCGGCAGCTAAAGCGTCTGGAGTCAGTCAGCCGCTCTCCCATATACTCCCATTTCTCTGAGACCATCACTGGCTCTAGTGTAATCCGAGCCTATGGCAGACACAATGCCTTTGTACTGATGAGTGATATGAAAGTGGATGAGAACCAAAAGAGTTACTTCCCTGGTATAGTGTCCAACAG GTGGCTCGGAGTGCGTATCGAGTTCATTGGAAACTGCATTGTGTTGTTTGctgctctgtttgctgtgactGGAAAGGAGAATCTGAACCCAGGCCTTGTGGGTCTGTCAGTGTCCTACGCTCTGCAG GTGACCATGTCTTTGAACTGGATGGTGCGGATGACTTCAGATCTGGAGAACAACATAGTAGCAGTGGAGAGGGTGAAGGAATACTCTGAGACCAAGACTGAG GCCCCCTGGGAGGTGGAGGACAAGAAGCCCTCTTCTGAATGGCCCATGCAGGGGAATGTGGAGTTCAACGACTACAGCGTTCGATACCGAGAAGGACTGGACCTTGTCTTGAAGAACATCACGCTGAAAGTCAAAGGGGGAGAGAAG ATTGGTATAGTTGGCCGTACAGGTGCTGGCAAGTCCTCCATGACGCTCTGCCTCTTCAGGTtgctggaagcagcagcaggagagatCACCATTGATGATGTGAAGATAGCTGAGATAGGCCTGCATGACCTGAGGTCCAAACTCACCATCATCCCGCAG GAGCCGGTGCTGTTCTCTGGGACACTGAGGATGAACCTGGACCCCTTTGAGAAATACACTGATGAAGATGTGTGGAAAGCTCTGGAACATTCTCACCTCCAAAAATTTGTCAGCAATCAGCCAGCAAAACTGGAGCTGGAGTGTTCGGAGGGAGGAGAGAACCTCAG TGTGGGCCAGAGGCAGCTGGTGTGTTTGGCTCGAGCTCTCCTGAGGAAAACAAGGATTCTCATCCTGGATGAAGCTACTGCTGCTATAGACCTGGAGACAGACGATCTCATCCAGTCCACCATAAGGACTCAGTTTGAAGACTGCACCGTCTTCACCATCGCACACAGGCTCAACACAATCATGGATTACACAAG AGTGCTGGTGCTGGACAAGGGACAGATAGCTGAGTTTGACAGTCCTACAAACCTCTTATCACAGAGAGGAATCTTCTACGGCATGGCTAAAGATGCAGGACTGGCACAGTAG
- the LOC111574400 gene encoding WAP, Kazal, immunoglobulin, Kunitz and NTR domain-containing protein 2-like — MWWMLFPRWIWFLACVSVWMELHAGVLSHIIYSHAGMCPNDMNPNLWVDAMSTCTRECESDQECESFEKCCQNVCGNRSCVAARYMDKDKGPVGMPKEATCASFMCTQQGSECDIWDGQPVCKCRDRCEREPHFTCASDGMTYYNKCYMDAEACSKGITLSVVTCRFHLTWPNTSPSLPQATTLRPTTAPLQATIPPPTEPQPPVVVSSPAQQTVNVGDTASFLCDVTGRPRPEITWEKQLSDGAERVIMRPNHVRGNMVVTNIGQLVIYNAQPHDSGVYTCTAQNPSGSVKANHPLTVLPTEVLQTPEPKNLTRCLPEECQKPPDSSDECGSELEKVSWYYEPKTNNCFSFTHCHSNNNSQPSRRVFDTYEECMQCCGPELSGPCGLPSLQGPCKAYEPRWAYSSAQRQCQSFIYGGCEGNDNNFESKEACEEMCPYPKNHHCKACKPRGKMVTSFCRSDFVILGRMTELTEEKDSGHALVSVEEILKDEKMGLRFFGKEPLEVTFLNMDWNCPCPNITGAAAEGQVIIMGNVNDGMAVLQPESYVGASSPRRVRKLKEVISKNTCDILKAITNSPQ; from the exons ATGTGGTGGATGCTGTTTCCACGGTGGATCTGGTTCCTGGcgtgtgtgtcagtgtggatGGAGCTCCATGCCGGAGTTTTGTCCCATATTATCTATTCCCACGCGGGTATGTGTCCCAATGACATGAACCCCAACCTGTGGGTGGACGCCATGAGCACCTGCACACGAGAATGTGAATCTGATCAG GAGTGCGAGTCCTTTGAGAAGTGTTGCCAAAATGTCTGCGGGAATCGGAGCTGTGTGGCAGCCCGTTACATGGACAAAGATAAGGGCCCCGTGGGAATGCCCAAAGAAGCAACCTGTGCAAGTTTTATGTGCACCCAGCAGGGGTCTGAGTGTGACATCTGGGACGGCCAGCCGGTGTGTAAATGCCGGGACCGCTGCGAGAGAGAGCCGCACTTCACCTGCGCCTCCGACGGCATGACATACTACAACAAGTGCTACATGGATGCAGAGGCGTGCTCCAAGGGCATCACCCTCTCTGTTGTCACGTGCCGCTTCCACCTCACCTGGCCCAACACCAGCCCCTCACTGCCCCAGGCGACCACTCTCCGCCCCACCACTGCTCCCCTGCAGGCGACTATCCCACCTCCTACTGAGCCTCAGCCCCCCGTGGTGGTCAGCAGCCCTGCTCAACAGACCGTGAACGTGGGGGACACAGCTAGCTTCCTGTGTGATGTAACGGGTCGGCCACGCCCGGAGATCACCTGGGAGaagcagctgtcagatggaGCTGAGAGGGTGATCATGAGGCCCAACCACGTGCGGGGCAACATGGTTGTCACAAACATCGGTCAGCTGGTTATCTACAACGCCCAGCCGCATGACTCGGGCGTCTACACCTGCACAGCTCAAAACCCATCGGGCTCTGTGAAGGCCAACCATCCGCTCACTGTGCTGCCCACAGAGGTGCTTCAAACTCCTGAGCCCAAGAACCTGACTCGCTGCCTGCCTGAGGAGTGTCAGAAACCCCCTGACAGCTCAGATGAATGTGGGAGTGAGCTGGAAAAAGTCAGCTGGTACTATGAGCCCAAGACCAACAACTGCTTCTCCTTTACACACTgccacagcaacaacaacagccagCCGTCCAGGAGGGTGTTTGATACGTACGAGGAGTGCATGCAGTGCTGCGGTCCGGAGCTGTCAGGCCCTTGTGGGCTTCCTAGCCTGCAGGGCCCCTGTAAGGCTTACGAGCCAAGGTGGGCCTACAGCAGTGCTCAGCGGCAGTGTCAGTCCTTTATCTACGGAGGCTGCGAGGGCAATGACAATAACTTTGAATCTAAAGAAGCCTGTGAGGAGATGTGCCCCTACCCTAAAAACCACCACTGCAAGGCCTGCAAGCCCAGAGGCAAGATGGTGACAAGCTTCTGCCGGAGCGACTTTGTCATCCTGGGTCGTATGACGGAGCTTACAGAGGAGAAGGACTCAGGTCATGCCCTTGTGTCTGTGGAAGAGATCCTCAAAGATGAGAAGATGGGTCTCCGCTTCTTTGGCAAGGAGCCTCTTGAGGTTACTTTTCTCAACATGGACTGGAACTGCCCGTGTCCAAACATCACCGGTGCCGCTGCAGAGGGACAGGTCATCATCATGGGCAATGTTAATGATGGCATGGCCGTCCTTCAGCCTGAGAGCTACGTAGGTGCTTCCAGCCCTCGTCGGGTACGGAAACTGAAAGAAGTCATCTCCAAGAACACGTGTGACATTCTCAAAGCGATCACCAACAGCCCGCAGTAG
- the abcc3 gene encoding ATP-binding cassette sub-family C member 3 isoform X4 yields MDAHFLRFYVATSRQLKRLESVSRSPIYSHFSETITGSSVIRAYGRHNAFVLMSDMKVDENQKSYFPGIVSNRWLGVRIEFIGNCIVLFAALFAVTGKENLNPGLVGLSVSYALQVTMSLNWMVRMTSDLENNIVAVERVKEYSETKTEAPWEVEDKKPSSEWPMQGNVEFNDYSVRYREGLDLVLKNITLKVKGGEKIGIVGRTGAGKSSMTLCLFRLLEAAAGEITIDDVKIAEIGLHDLRSKLTIIPQEPVLFSGTLRMNLDPFEKYTDEDVWKALEHSHLQKFVSNQPAKLELECSEGGENLSVGQRQLVCLARALLRKTRILILDEATAAIDLETDDLIQSTIRTQFEDCTVFTIAHRLNTIMDYTRVLVLDKGQIAEFDSPTNLLSQRGIFYGMAKDAGLAQ; encoded by the exons ATGGATGCGCACTTTCTG AGATTTTACGTTGCCACATCTCGGCAGCTAAAGCGTCTGGAGTCAGTCAGCCGCTCTCCCATATACTCCCATTTCTCTGAGACCATCACTGGCTCTAGTGTAATCCGAGCCTATGGCAGACACAATGCCTTTGTACTGATGAGTGATATGAAAGTGGATGAGAACCAAAAGAGTTACTTCCCTGGTATAGTGTCCAACAG GTGGCTCGGAGTGCGTATCGAGTTCATTGGAAACTGCATTGTGTTGTTTGctgctctgtttgctgtgactGGAAAGGAGAATCTGAACCCAGGCCTTGTGGGTCTGTCAGTGTCCTACGCTCTGCAG GTGACCATGTCTTTGAACTGGATGGTGCGGATGACTTCAGATCTGGAGAACAACATAGTAGCAGTGGAGAGGGTGAAGGAATACTCTGAGACCAAGACTGAG GCCCCCTGGGAGGTGGAGGACAAGAAGCCCTCTTCTGAATGGCCCATGCAGGGGAATGTGGAGTTCAACGACTACAGCGTTCGATACCGAGAAGGACTGGACCTTGTCTTGAAGAACATCACGCTGAAAGTCAAAGGGGGAGAGAAG ATTGGTATAGTTGGCCGTACAGGTGCTGGCAAGTCCTCCATGACGCTCTGCCTCTTCAGGTtgctggaagcagcagcaggagagatCACCATTGATGATGTGAAGATAGCTGAGATAGGCCTGCATGACCTGAGGTCCAAACTCACCATCATCCCGCAG GAGCCGGTGCTGTTCTCTGGGACACTGAGGATGAACCTGGACCCCTTTGAGAAATACACTGATGAAGATGTGTGGAAAGCTCTGGAACATTCTCACCTCCAAAAATTTGTCAGCAATCAGCCAGCAAAACTGGAGCTGGAGTGTTCGGAGGGAGGAGAGAACCTCAG TGTGGGCCAGAGGCAGCTGGTGTGTTTGGCTCGAGCTCTCCTGAGGAAAACAAGGATTCTCATCCTGGATGAAGCTACTGCTGCTATAGACCTGGAGACAGACGATCTCATCCAGTCCACCATAAGGACTCAGTTTGAAGACTGCACCGTCTTCACCATCGCACACAGGCTCAACACAATCATGGATTACACAAG AGTGCTGGTGCTGGACAAGGGACAGATAGCTGAGTTTGACAGTCCTACAAACCTCTTATCACAGAGAGGAATCTTCTACGGCATGGCTAAAGATGCAGGACTGGCACAGTAG